Within the Bacillus sp. FSL K6-3431 genome, the region CATTTACGGAACTCATTTATGGTCAGGCCTTCCATACGGTTCGATCCATTATCGTACAGGTTCAATTATGGCAGCGGCTGACAGATTTGAAATTATCATCAAAGGGTATGGCGGACACGGTGCACAGCCACATAAAACGAAAGATGCTATTGTCATCGGCTCTCAACTAGTTATGAATATTCAACAATTAGTTAGTCGCAAGGTTGATCCACTTGAACCAGCTGTTGTGACAGTTGGAGGATTCGTTGCAGACAATGCATTTAACGTGATTGCTGATAGTGCGAGAATTTCTGGGACGGTAAGAACTTTCAGTGAAGATGTTCGCGATTTAATCGAAAAGGAAATGGAACGAATGGTGAAAGGTACTTGCATAGCTGCCGATTGTGCATTTGATTATAAATATGTTCGAGGATACCCAGCTGTCGTGAATCATGAGGCAGAAACAAATTTCCTTGCTGAATGCGCCAAAGATATACCTGAAAATATTGAAATAAAACAAAAAGTTCCTGAAATGGCTGCCGAAGATTTCGCTTATTATTTACAGCATGTAAAAGGAACCTTCTTTTTCACAGGAGCAAAACCCGATGATACAGAAAACCCATACCCACATCATCACCCAAAATTTGATATTAATGAAAAGTCAATGCTAGCCGCAGCAAAAACACTGGGATGGGCTGCAATAAAATCACAGTAACGAAAGCACAAAAACATTGCAGATCATATCTATTGCTGAGCGGACAGTAAATTCCGTGAGTGGCTCATAATTATGGCTGAGTGGACAGTAATTCCCGTGAGTGGCTCATAATCCCAGCTGAGTGGACAGTAATTCCCGTGAGTGGCTCATAATCCCAGCTGAGTGGACAGTAAACTCTGTGAGTGGCTGATAACACGTAAATTTACAAACAGAATCACTTATAAAATACATATTCCCCGCTTGGTTGGCTAATCAAGTAAATAAGGTATCTTAAATAGTCAATATTTGTGCCGAAATGAATAAAAAGGCTGACAATTGTCAGCCTT harbors:
- a CDS encoding amidohydrolase → MKQLLFELLDKHYEEMTEIRRYLHQNPELSFKEENTAAYIVDFYNQLGIDVRGGVGGNGVVARIKGVKPGKTVALRADFDALPIQEETNLPFKSLVSGVMHACGHDGHTATLLILGKVLHKMRADLEGEYVLIHQHAEELAPGGASSMIEDGCLDGVDVIYGTHLWSGLPYGSIHYRTGSIMAAADRFEIIIKGYGGHGAQPHKTKDAIVIGSQLVMNIQQLVSRKVDPLEPAVVTVGGFVADNAFNVIADSARISGTVRTFSEDVRDLIEKEMERMVKGTCIAADCAFDYKYVRGYPAVVNHEAETNFLAECAKDIPENIEIKQKVPEMAAEDFAYYLQHVKGTFFFTGAKPDDTENPYPHHHPKFDINEKSMLAAAKTLGWAAIKSQ